From the Chlamydiales bacterium genome, the window AAATATATGTCCTGAGTACCTTTTTCGATCTAATATTGAGATTAAAGGTGAGCGCCTTTCATGCGATGAACTAGATGCACTTCGAAGGAAAAGGAATATGCCCTTGTTATATGCTGGACGTTATAGAGCATTAAAGTGGAAAAATGCGCCCTCATACTTTGAACGTGTAGTGGCAGTGATTAAAAAATTTTTTATTAGTTGAATTTATAAAATTTATCAAATCTTAATCACATTAGGGTACAATTGTGTTCATCTTTAGGTAAGAGGAGTTGATTTTATGGCACATACTATTTCTATACAGGGAGAAGTTCTAGATCGCAGCGAAGTTATGCTTAGGTTGCAGCAAATTGCGGATGTTAACAAAGAGAATGTGTGGATTGGGCGTAACTTGAAAGTTATAGAAAATACGTGGTACCAGCGTCTTATCTGGAATATTTTTGCTCGTTTTTGTAATTTTGAATGGTGTAAGAATCTCTATAACGTAGATGACGAAAAATCGAAGAATTATCTGCTAGAGATCAAACAAGTTTTTAAAGGTGACAGGGAGCTAACGAGGATTTTTGTTCAAGCGGTACTATATAAGTTCAATTATCACGTTTCAAATACAGATTGCCATATAGCTCTGGATCCATTTGAGCAATTTTGCTTCGAGGCGGATTGGGAGAAGGAGCTTTTTAGAAAGAAGGGGGTTTTAACATTTTCTAGTGACGACATCCAAACAGCAGCACAGTTAGAATATTTATTAGACCTAGATCCTACAATAGATCATTTAATTTTTTGCCCACCTTCTGGTTATCGTAATCAGGGGCTGTCGTGGGATAGAAAGAAGATGGTAGAGTTCATTTCTCTGATTGCAGGTGACAAATATTCTTCTCGAATAAAAGGGATTTCTCTAGGAAGTAAGTTTTGTCTGGGAGAGAGTGATGGATTTAACCTTGAGGATAAGGACTTAGCGCCCTTAAAAAATGTTCCGCTTCAAACTTTTAAGATTATGTCTTATGTTGGTATGCGGAATTTAAAGTTAACGCCTGCTTGTTTGCAGCAGCTAAATACAGCGGAATTATCTTTTTGTGATTTGAGTGGTTTTAGAAATGACTTACGTAATGAACACCTTACTGTTTTAGCAAATGCGCCTTTAAAGTTTTTGCGATTTGGATCGAAAAATGTGACAGGGGAGGGTTTAAATGGATTAAATTTGGGTGGGCTAAAAAGCTTCTTCTATAAATCAGGTCAGAAAGGACCTGTTAAAGGAGGCCATCATGGCGATAAGTTTTTAGAGATTTTAGGTGCTAAAGCATCCGCGCTTATCCATTTGAATATGGAAGATGCTTATGTTACTAAAGAAGGTCTTCGACACATGCGTGCACAAAAATTAGAATGTTTGACTTTGCGGAATTCAAATGCTTCTCAGGAAGAATTGCTAGAAGCTCTTTCGGATGTAAATGTTAGTAGCCTGATCTACATCGATTTTAAAAAGGCAATGCCCAATAGTGCACTAAATGAACTTCGAAGTGGAAGAAATTTGCCTCTTATGACAGAGAATTCTGATAAAGTTTTTGAAAGTATAAAACTTGTATTTAATTAGATGTTTAGCTTAACTGAAAGCCGTATCAGTTTATGAATAAAGCATCTTATAATGAAGTATCAGCGCTATCAGATTGAAACGAAGAAGGCCTTGCATATTCTTTTCCATCCGCATCGTTTTTTGGTGAAAGTCAAAAAATGGGCACTATTCAAGCTATTAATCAAAGAGCTTGTTCATTATCGTGGTAATCTTAAAATTGTAAAAAATAGACCCTGCGTTTATGGAGTATTCTCTGGGCCAATTGGCGGATTTGCTCCAAGAAATAAGCTCTGTGTTGGGTGTTTACGCTGTACAACAGAGTATCCAGAAGTAGTTCAGATCTATCATCACCCTCTTCATCAACAGATTTCAGGTCATATTCACTATCTCATGATGGAAGCAGAAACAGGAAGCGTTCCTATTCGAGGAGCTGGATACCGAGGAAAGTTTGGAGGTTCTTCCTGGGATGGGATGTGGACAGACCTATCAGAAATTGTCAGGCCAACGCGCGATGGCATTCATGGGCGTGAATTTATCTCTACAGAAGTATACTTGAAAGATAGTACGGTTGCTATTCCCATTGTTTTTGAGTCTAATCCTCAATGTAATAAAATCCTTCAAAGGGCAGCAAAAGAGCTTCAAACGGTTGTTTTAGAAGAGCCGGCATTTTCGTTTGATGATTCAACATTGTTAGAGCAATATAGAGCAGGCAGGCGTATTTTTCACTTGAAGGCAGAAAAGTTGGAGCCTGAGATGATTCGAGAGGTAAATAGGATTTTTGTGGATGCAAAATGTAGGGAGGAAGTTACCTTGATAGGAAGTGGGTGTGTGGAGTCTGCTGAAGTATTTATCAAGGCAATCATTTGTGGACTTGACCTTGTAGCTATTAAGCGAGCAGTTGCAATTGTTTTACAAGATCAGTTTAAAGACGAGGTATGGGCTGTACAGCGTATTAAGAATTTTTGCGCAGCATGGCGTGATCAGTTGATTGAAGTGATGGGAGCTATGGGGTTAAGGGATGTTCGCAGACTTCGAGGCGAGATGGGAAGGGCATTTTTTCAAAAAACATTAGAAGAAGAAGCATTCAAAGATATTCCTGGCTATGCAAGAGATAACTAAAAAACATACGGAGCTCTTGAGAAAGGGGTTTGATGAGTGGCCGGTGAGAAAAGATATGCCTGCCCTTGGAGATGCAAGGTGGACACAGGACCTTATCTTGTCTACATGGCATGCTGCTGGTACTAAAAAGCCTCCAACAAATGGTCTTGAATTTCGAAAAGGAGCCTCTGGTGGTGGTTTTGATCGTCTAGATTTTGGATTTCTTCCTAAAGAAAAGTGGGCGACGCATGCAGATCTTTCTCTGGATATTAAACAGATTAAATTGGAAGTCCCCTTTTATGGTGCAGGCATGTCTTATGGTTCTGTAAGTGAAAATATCATGCTTGCAAGGGCGATGGCTGCAAAGATGTGGAACACATTTACATGTACAGGAGAGGGTGGTTATCCAGACGCTCTTGTGCCCTACAAAGACCATGTGATCACGCAGGTTGCAACGGGTATGTTTGGCGTGCGAGAGGAGACAATTCAATATGCACGCATTGTTGAGCTTAAGTATGCACAAGGTGCAAAACCAGGCCTGGGAGGCCACCTTCTAGCGGATAAAACTACCATAGAAGTTGCAAAAATGCGTGGATCAGTGCCGTGGATCAATCTTTTTTCTCCTTTTCCTTTTCATAGTGTTTATTCCGTAGAAGATCATAAAAAGCAAGTTGATTGGATTAAAACAATTAATCCAAAGGCACTTATCTCAGTTAAGGTTTCAACGCCCATTGATGTCGACATGGTCGCTGTAGGAAGCTATTTTGCGGGCGCAGACATTTTGCATATGGATGGAAGTTATGGTGGCACAGGAGCTGCTCCTGAGATTGCCAAAAAAAATATCGCTATGCCATTGGAGCTTGCTATACCGAGGGTTCATCGTTTTTTAATTCAGGAAGGCTTGCGTGATAAAATCACTGTTATGGTTAGTGGGGGCATTCGCACAGCTGATGATATGGCAAAAGCAATTGCTCTTGGTGCTGATGGCTGTGTTTTGGGAACAGCAGAGCTTATAGCTATGGGCTGCACGCGTTGTGCGAATTGTGAGCGAGGTCGAGGTTGCCCTTTTGGGCTTACTACAACGGATCCAGAGCTTACACAACTTGTGGATCCTAGTTGGGGAGCAGAAAGAATTAGTAATCTCTACGCTTTTTATTCAGAGCAGCTACAAGAAATTTTATGCAAATTAGGCCTTACATCTGTGTGCCAGTTAAGAGGGCGTCATGATCTTTTGAGGTACATTCATGAAG encodes:
- a CDS encoding FMN-binding glutamate synthase family protein; translated protein: MQEITKKHTELLRKGFDEWPVRKDMPALGDARWTQDLILSTWHAAGTKKPPTNGLEFRKGASGGGFDRLDFGFLPKEKWATHADLSLDIKQIKLEVPFYGAGMSYGSVSENIMLARAMAAKMWNTFTCTGEGGYPDALVPYKDHVITQVATGMFGVREETIQYARIVELKYAQGAKPGLGGHLLADKTTIEVAKMRGSVPWINLFSPFPFHSVYSVEDHKKQVDWIKTINPKALISVKVSTPIDVDMVAVGSYFAGADILHMDGSYGGTGAAPEIAKKNIAMPLELAIPRVHRFLIQEGLRDKITVMVSGGIRTADDMAKAIALGADGCVLGTAELIAMGCTRCANCERGRGCPFGLTTTDPELTQLVDPSWGAERISNLYAFYSEQLQEILCKLGLTSVCQLRGRHDLLRYIHEGV